GAAAGGGATCGCGGTAACCCAGCGATGTATTTGTAATTATCGACAGATTTGCTGTTATTGGCAATCTGGCGGGAAActcagtaaacaaaaaaaaacgaatgatttCTTGCTGAGACCCGATTTTTGACCAATCACGTATCGGTGAACACCCAAGGAGGGGTAAAATAACTCGTAAAGAATAACTTAAACTATTGAACGAGCAATCATCTGGTGATATTGTAGCACATGTGTCATATAGAATAACTTAAAAGATATAATAgtgtaaattttgaaatcaaaaacagcatgaattttctagaaaaaagaagtaattttccagaaaatgaactAGGTGAGAAAAGTATTGTTTGGCTATGTTCCAagcgtttttttcctacttcgGCACACTGCAGTGTTGCTTTGTGTTAGCCTTGGCCGGCGATCAAACACATTggtcgtcgtttttttttcgtagcacTCGTTTTTCTGCCGTAGAATCAGCTGTAGGCTGCGCGCATGGTACGGCCAGGTAACCTTGAGAGTAGCGCATGTGTTCGTCGAGAAGCGCGACGTTAGGCAAAATGTGCGACGATATCTCACCGATGTTTACAATCCCCCTCCGATAGTATGTATAGTCgtcaacaataacaacaacaacaatttggCTGCGAACATTTTGTCGTTGAAGGTGAACGAGTGCGCGACAACTGGAATCGCTTTCATAGATCGGCTAGCGACTGGGTTGTAAAATCTCGTGTGATTCCCCCCTGTTTAGGAGGAAGTTAACGCGGCGAGTAGTATCGAGTGTTgattaatttcttcttccgTGTAAGACCGTGATCATTGGAGCGAAAAGCGAAAAGTGCATGATGAGTTCAGATTAGATCGTGTTGCCCTCTGCGTGAACTTGTGTGGACTTTTTTGAGAACAacgtttcaaatgaaaatgaaaacgaggaaaaattCGAGCTTTAAAACATCCTTCTACTTTGACAATGCCGAAGTTTATCTTCTAGTAGTTTAGCCTTCACGTAGTTTCACGCTAGAATCCACGAGTATAGCGATGAGCTCAGAGGAACCTCGAAAAATCGGTTCCTGAAATGTTACGTTGATAAAGAAATTTGCAGATGATTCATGTTACCTGGATTgcagtaggatcaaaacgacatgaagtgccgtgcagttgcgtaagcggctgcgctcgaagcggcgcggtggagcgtaacggttatGATCAAGTAGGGACTTTTGCTAGTAGTTTGCGATgattccacctcgattccaaccaccaTCTCCACCGCGACGCGCTGCGTCGAGCTCGGCaatttacgcaactgcaccgtacttcatgtcgtttcgactcgACTGTAAGGCACTTTCCGTGTACAGGAAGGAAACCTCTTTTTGTGTTAAAATCGTTTCAGTGAGGTTCtgaaaaaggaacgaaaattttcttattcacAAGGGGAATTCCTTTCACGCCACTGAATGCCGTGAAGTGAGAGGACGTATCgtagggtcgaaacgacatgaagcacgtacgcaattgcgtaggaCGACTTCTCCCGACGCGTTCCGGTGAAGTGTGGCGGCTAGAAGCGCGGCGAAATCCTTGTTGGCACCAccaatcgctgcagtttgcgacggtcccacctcggttccaagtgctgcctccaccgcgccgtttcctacgcaaatgcaccacaactacactcgtggttcatgtcgttttgacccgactacacatAGGTTGGAATTCAATGGATAAATTAAAGTCCTTCTTGACTTTGACCACAACGTTGTGTCGATGGGAATTCTAGACTGGATTTTCTTTAATCATCTTTTACCtgtgaaaaaatgtttctcttTGCTTATTCTAATGCTTTTCCAGGTGTTCCCGGACGATTTGGCGGGCGTCGACGTTAGCGCGTTCAAGCATCTGATCTGCTCACAACCTGTTCGTATCGATGCGAGCCTTTTTCAATGACAATTCGTTTCTGTGAAAAGAGTAGCTGATGGACCTCCCCAGTTCAGATCCGCACTGTAAAACACTTATCTATTTCTTAAGGCACAACAAATTtgtatcaattttttttctctcatttaatCGCACAATGTTAGGCAGCATTACTGTAGATCTCCATCATAGATCTTATTCGTTCAGCATTATCAACCATGTCTACACTGTAAAAAAAGAGTACTCAGTCAAACAATTTCTTGCCTTTAAAAATCAGAATATGTAGGAAAATGAGAACTTCATGACCTCATTTCTGTTGTTAGTTATCGGGTTTTCAAGCATTCTATCTTTGTTACGATTATTTAAGAGTACgtatcaaaataaataatgtttaCTGCAGTGTACTGTACACATGTGTTTTGTactgtctttcttttctctctgagGTTACAAGGAACTTGGGTAGACGAAGGTACTCTGGATATAAAGAAGTGCAAAACCCGCAGTAAAAAAATGTAGTAATGTACGGTAAAAGTAATGTACACAGTACAAAAATACTCATAACATCCTCCTGCGCAGTTCATTCCATATACATATTATAGTCACCTACAGTGTAATACTCAGTGCCCGGGCAAAGTTAGTGGTCCTCATGTTATGTCCCATTGTGCTTCTTCGGATGATCCACAGTAGTCATTTGCGCTATAGGATCCTCCTTAACCTAGCTCCGCCCTGTTGCTCTAATTGGGTCGAAGCGTGGAGAGACGGAGAGTGGGCGGAGCAGAGTCAGAGCTTGCGCTGCGGCCGATGCGTCGCGGTCATCCGGTTGTAAAGTTTGCACGTTCATGGATGAATTCCCGTTACATGTCCTTAGAAATAGGCGTAGAAAGGATAATGTGTAGTTTTGACTTGATTCTTCTAGACTTATTTTTATAAGTGGTGCATATGCATGTGCCTGAAATGACTATAGGACAAAAGTGTGAGCTACCTGCTGACAAGTCACacaaagaaaaggataaaCCTGGCACAAATTCTTTGGACACAGTCCATACCAAAATAATGTGTCATCCTATAAACGAtgctttttaatttaaattagaaTCTGAGGAGGAATTCTGGAAAAGGGGCATTGGAAGTCTACCAGAAATATGGAAGATTGTAATAAATGGAGTGTACTTTGGATCAAGAGGAAgtattcaatttcaattttgagcaaaaaagaagacaaaaattgTGTGAGGTGGGTATAGTTGAGTGAAAACGAACTGAAGCTTGGTGCATTTGGGTAAGCGGATGCGCTGGAAGCGTCGAGGTCGACCATTGCCAGCTTCACTCGTACCTGCTAATGAGTTGAGGTCCCGCATCGACCGCTCGCTCTACTACGCTGCTGCCGCTTACGTACCTTCACCACTTCTGCTCGTTTTGCGACCGCGACCGTATCTGTGAGCAATTCGAAAATACGCTAATTTGTACTAAATGCTCTCTGTTTCAAAGCCGCGAATCAGAATTTTTTGGGCTGAGTTTATGTTCCTGGCATGTTTACTTCCTCTTACTATGCATCACATACAGtatatagttggatcaaaacggtgcagttgcgtaagtgactgcgctcgaagcggcaatgtggagatggcggttggaatcgaggtgggaccatcgagatctgcagcaatgaacggtggtgaCAGAGGTCCTCACGCCATCCTAACCCCCGCGCTCccccgcaccgcttcgaacgcaaccgcctacgcaactgcaccgtgcttcatgttctGACTCCACTGTAACTGGTTCAGTTTGGTGTTTGATAGTGAGTAAGCTCAATGGAGTTCCATTCTACTCGCTACTGTATAAATGACGGTGGGTTGTGCTGAATTCTCTCGGTAAAAATGGAGTCATTCCTCTCAAATACTGTATGTGACCTGTGATGTACTGATTTCCGTACTGATTTTACCGATGACAATCAATACCTATTGGATACATTGTCGTTCATAATGTTGATTATCCACAGGGACGGCGCAGTACATATAACATCATCCTTAGTGGTTCATAGAGTTGTGcttctttttcagaataaaattAACCAAATAGCCGCTAACTCTGCAGATGAATGCTCGACCTCGACAAATTCTAGGTGGTCTCTGTAAAACGCTAATAGCTGATGGCTATTGTCGAATTCATCGTTCCAGGCCAAGGATGTGGACATTGGATGATTTTGACATAGCATATAGTATTGGAAGGGGAAGATTTGGATCCGTCTTTGCCGTTCGTtcaaagaaggagaaattctTCATTGCGATTAAGGTACGTCTGCTCTATCATGTACATTTCATACTGTaataatttcctcttttcgcCAACTAGGGTCATCGCAAGCGTTAAGGCATTCATTCAGAATAAAACCTCTTTAATTAGATAAGTGGAGTGGGTGTGGGGCAGTAGGTTAGGAGTCCGCTGTGGCCACATGgtcgatggctcgaaaccTCACTAGTGcctaccaagcctttcatcctcccGGCGGTCGTTAAGCTACCATATcggtaccagacatgtctggggggataaaaacactgacttagtCTTCGGCTGTCCTCTGCAAgtgattgtataggccaatattcgttccaaaacctcagcgattgcgaattccaataaaacgcgttgacgcatcccaaacggactCTGGTGGCTCTATCCTTTTTAATTAGATAGGTACCCATGAAGGAAGTTCCATTAAGCTAATTCAGCTGATTTTTGAGCAGTAGCGAACCCTGGGAAAACCAACAATGCAGATATAGTCTGGCCAAAACATCTGCAGCTCTGCGGCAGATGCATCACTTGTGCCGAAACGATGAAAAGGACCCAGCGAGGGTCCCAACTCGCTCGCTCTACCGCGcacgcaactgcgccgagtTTCAGGTCGTCTTGACTCGACTACATCTACAGTCACAACCGAACGTGACACAACGCGTCGCGGAGGAGGTACGTGACGTTGTCAGCGCAGAACTGCGCAATTGTTGGCCTTGTTTCTCATAATCACTGCGAGCACTTCCCGATGGCCTATACATATAACGTATTCTAACTTTCTCAGGATTCTTCTGACGGAGTCTGGAAAAACAGCAGTCCTTTGCTTCTACAAAGCAAAATCTAGCATCTAGCACGCAAGAGAAACTAACAAAACCAAGCAAACAGCAGTCTTTTGCttcagaaaaacaaagtttaGCAAAATATCTAATTCAAAGAACAAACAGTGTAACCTCATTTTTCTCGCTGGTACCCGAAAACCACTTGTTTGATAAAATCCCTTATTCTAGGTGCTGTTCAAGCGTACTATTGACGAGAATAAAATGCGAGAACAAGTAAAAGATGAGATCGAAATCCAGTACCACTTATTGTAAGTTAAAAGCgtcataaagaaaaatagtcaTCTCCTTGAAAAACGTTCTTTTACAGACATCCAAATATTCTAAGATTGAAGGGATTTTTTCATGACCTACACCGTGTCTTCCTAATTACTGAATTTGCAAGAGGCGGTAGTCTGGATGTTCGTATAAGGAGGGAGGGGAAACTAAATGAATATGAAGCGTCCAGGTGTGTATAGCTGAATCTACTATCGGTTAACTTAATTACTTGTCTAGTTTTCACTAATTCTTTAAGCACCAACACTGTTTCTATTGATTTCTTGAAAGGCAGCCTATCACGAATATGTCGTGGATGGGAAACCTGTTTGTTTGAGAGTGTAGAGAGTTCGGGTTATAGCCTAAGAATGTGGCCCCGCCCTCATTTCCTGTTGATCTCCCGGAAAAACGTCGTGGGGACGGCGTTTCTTCCTActaggcacgttagaacgccacCGACACGGTCCGGCTTCTTCAACAGTGTATTCATTACTTTTATTCGAATGGAccgctgaggagacctcactgatcttcgacccgCTCTTTCGTGAACGCGGTGCGTGTACAAGGGAGGCGCGTTctgacgtacctcgtaggaaagtACTCGCTCCCCACGCCGTATTTCAgaacaattaggaaaaattgacCATGGCCACGCTTacactcgtgatctacacccgGAACCCTACATTTTCCCTACAGGTTTATCAGCTACGTCAGTTTTATGGTACCCTGCCTTTGGCTCGATCCAAGTGATTCATAAGTTCTTAGGTGATGTTGGAGGTCAACCTTAGAGAACTACCAAAGCTTACTGTATCATAGGAGTCGATGCTGAAATAGTTGGATGGGGCCAGTAGGCGGGACCTGTTGAGATTGGAGAACCTTTTTCGGGTTAGTTTCCGATGTGGCGATACAACAACTAACACACTAACGTATTGCAAAATTTAAACCCGAATACAGTTTTCTTGCtgaattttacaaaaagatACGGATTTTGTCCATCCTTTTGAATTGAGTAGAACCTCAACCACTTTTCGTTGCCGTAAAGAGAGCCGTTAGGTTAGGTATAAAGTTAAGGACGCCTGTTGGTTTCGAATGTTCCCATTTAAAGATGGAATACTTGAAAGAGTTTAGTTCGTACAAGAGAATTGCGCTATTGTGCTGCCGCGTCcagaaaatacaaaatcaaaacccgatttcctttttttttttgaacgaaaactGTACTCAAGTTTTAGTTCTTTGCTATGCGCAGCGTTCCGTAATTGGCATTCTCGTGGCTTTCCTATTTGAGAGTACTTAAGTAAACCACGAAGAGCGGTTTTGactttttctagaaatctAGATTTAATTTGTATGCTGAGTGGAAGCCATATTTGTTCTCAGCGTTTGAAATAATCCCACACACAGTTCCAGATGActcggaaataaaaaaaaatgacggaCTGGTCCCTTCAAGCCATCTTTGTATCAACGATCCTTACATTAAACGATAGATCacagaacaacaaaattttcaaagtaaaaagaTAGGATTTCTTAAATATAAGGCGCTGAGAAAAGCTGGGAAACCTCTTAGATTTCATACGATGAATTAATGACGTTAAGATTAGTCTCTGCTAAATCTTCTGCTTCGTGCCTATTTTTACGCTCACCACAGCCTCTACATCTTAATCAGAAAAATCGAGATAGTGAAATATTTTGCTGCCGTGTCATATCTTTGAtatcattgttattttattgtaatttttattttttcttagaaatattcttgacattttttcttttgtatacGGCTTCTAGGTATATCCGGCAACTAACTGACGCACTTTGTTACTGTCACACGAAACGAGTTATACATCGTGATGTGAAaccagaaaatatttttcttgatgGGAGCGGAAATATAAAGGTGGAGactagaaatttaaatttgtaatgaatattttaaattattttatttatctggATGACTAGGGATTTGAAATTGTAGTAAATATTTTGAACTATTTCATTTATGTGCTGTTTGAGCTTGCTGACTTCGGCTACGCCATCATCGCGACTACAGCACGTGGACCACCGTGTGGCACTTTGGAGTACATGCCTCCAGaaataatcaacgaaaaaGCCTTTAATCACACCGTATGTGCATCTTCTacctatattttttcttatttaaaaaaaatgtgctgttTCTAGCATTTTGCAGTTAAAAAAAGTCGATGATAAGAGGCTCAAACAGTGTCGTTCTAGGTTGATAACTGGGCTGTCGGTGTGTTATTGTTTGAAATGCTTGTTGGTCAATCACCATTTTATTCTGAGGATACAGCCAATATAGTAAAAGCAATTTTGGCTTGTAAATTTAAAGTGAGTTAGCTATTTGTCTGGAAGATATTGTAAGAAGCCGTATAAACGTATAATTCTCGAAAATGATGACACAACAAggctgtactttttttttctgaggctCGTCCTCTCGAAGACAGTGATCCCAGTCATGAGAACCCTTATAACACTACCCTTCTAATCAAGACTTCCATACTACAGACTGGCTGAGACATTGCCAGCAGGATTTGTGAGCCTGAGTCCTCTACGAAGTTTTGTTCTTGTACGGTTCCTCTATTTTTTGGCCTTTGCTTCTTGTAAAGAAAGCTATGGCTAAGCAAACAGAAATTTGGAATCtaaatctgaaattttggATATTGAAACCATTTCCacgaaaaattttgagaatctACCTATGCAATAAGTGGCAGCAGTAATAACAGGAAAACTGCTACATAGGAGTTCAGCAGCGTTGACGAAGCCTTCGCATATTGTGTATGTAACCGCAGCCCAAAACAAAAGGGAAACAAGGAGCAAGGTCAAAAGAGCATGCTAGCATCCTTATAAACTACTATTAAAGGCAGTACGCAACGAAACTGACGGCGTTCTGATCTCTTCGCGAATAGATAGGTTTAAGGGTGTACTTTACGATGATCAGAGcagatcacgctcaattctccatGAATATCAAGAAAATCTCCATCAGAAGCTGCCCTAGCGCATCAATtcctcctacgaggcacctgaCAACGTGCTATGTCTGCGTGAACAGGCGTACGCGGCACACCCGTCAGCGATCAGAAGAAACAGCAACTCATTGATTGTCCGATCGGCCTCTAAAGGTGGCATGTATGCCGTACTTTCTGACTTTTAtttaactgatttctttttttaggtaCCGGTGTCAATAAAAGAATGGCCAGCTGATTTGATAAAGAAACTAATTGTGAGAAATCCAGCTAAAAGGTGACTCTGTTATTAAGTTTACACTCACGAAGTACATATAGACGCCGTCGGAAGTGTTCACATGCGCGTACGCGACGCGTCTACCGCAGCACACGCTTTTTTTCCGTCTCTCACACAATTCATTTGCCTTCCGTCCAGCCTCAATCAGAAACGCGTCGCGTTCACTCAATCAAACATTTTCGCTGCTAATTATacccacaaaagaaaaagttctttgTTTCAGAGCATCCCTTTCTGAGGTTATAACTCACCCATGGATAACCGCTATGACAGGAGCTTAAGACATTTACTTTCTGGGgccttttattttaaaaatttatttgtttgaatgCTTTGATCCTAGACCTGACGGAAAAAATGTTTGTAGCTAGTTTGTATTTCTATGCACTAACTGAGAGCTTATTTCAATCGTATATAGTTGACGGCattaatttgtaatttattttctttacaatACTTTATCTATTAACTAAAGTACGTGTACAGGATGTTTGTTCAAATCAAAAGTTATATTAGGGATTTGTGTAGTGTTGTTCATTGGAAATATAGAAATTGTAAAAAGAACTAATacgaaatatttgcaaaaaataaagcttTTCGAGGTTAttcacgtgtttttttttctcctcgagCATAGCCCGTTTCTAAGAAGATTCGCAAATTCATTGAATACGTATCAATTCCACAGGAAATAGGTATTTAACGAAGAATCGGATGAAAATGTATAGAATTATCTATGGAATTGACACTTACGAAAATAATTcgacaaacaaaataaaataaaataaaataaataaaatgtcaaataaacaaaaatagtcCATAATTTATCAAGCGATTGCCGCGCTCGAAACGAGTCCGCGAATTTTTGAGTTTATACTGAAGCACTCGTAACCTCGCCACAACCTCATGTTCCATTTCGgttaaagaaatttctatttttttttctctcagcaTAATAATGAACCTGTTATGAAACCTTTGAATACAGAAAAGTCGGTACACAGATGATAAAATTCGGGGAGATAactattttcaaaatgatcACAATCAATGAATGAACCTACTAGCTCTTAGATTAAGGATACTGCGTGGCAATTTCTAAGCTCTTCCAGATTTGTAAATGGCTTTTTGCTTGTGCAGATTAAATATAATGAATTCAGGTGTCATGGTTAAAAGTACGGAAACCCCATCGTAAcatcgggttgtagattacatAAAATTCCGCTCAACATCTCCTTATCGTCGTTAAAAATGGCGTGAAAGGTGGTGGCGTTCCCTCCTACGAGGTAACCTGGGACGTATAACTCCCGCGCATACGCCGCGTAGGAGCGAGcgatcggtcgaagatcagtgatgcgTCCTCAACAGCCCACTCAAGTTAcgccaatgaataggctgctgaaaaAGATTAGAGCGGGTAGAATGAGGTGTGTTCTAAGAtatctcgtaggaagaaaCTCCGTTCCCACGCTGCTTTTTAGGACGACTAAAGGGAATTGAGCGGTGTTACGCTGGGTCCCATAATCTATAATACAATACGAACTCTACGGGTTCCCTTGGGTTCTCCTACTAcctcaatttcatgatacgaTGTCTTTAAGTAGAAAGGGTAATGCAAGTCAGGTTGTTGAATAATGAAGAAGTAAACTTTTCGCTGGTCCATTTATTTGCATCCATAACTTCGACTACTCCTCAGTAGTGATTAGAGACCTCATTGTTTACAGAAGTTGAGGAACTGCCCCTAGACCTATTCCTGAAACTAATTCCTGGACACCAGCAGCTTCTTTAGTTCGCTTTCttaatccttttttgttcctaaACAGAACGACTTTCATTTTCCCAAGGGgagttgttcttcttttcttttctaattcgATGTTTGGCGGATCATGCACCCGACACACGCCGCCTAATGCGCTAAATTTCTAATTGCATTAAAATACCTCTGATTACAGGGGTTTTACTTGCGTAAAGAGGTCATTGCCCAATCCTGAACCTGTTGGTCAGTTGACTGATCGTATACTCTACTTTCGATCATTCATTCGTAATTCATTTCGTTCGCTTTCATGCCGCTCATCGCCCCTTGGACTtagattttcgatttttggagatttttggGATTCTGCCGACAGTTAGCAATCCATTGCGACTGTACTAGTACTACATAATAACTCAGGCAGACCCCTACAATTTCAGAATTCCTATTGGCTTCAACAGAAACTTTGTAAacattataattaattttgttgCACCCACTTTTGTGCTGAGgaaattcttccagaattttcctgGCTTGAATTTGTAGTTTTGATGGTTTCTTTCTCACTCTTCATACTGCAATGCCATGACCTAGTGGCCATCCCGGCCATAATTGGCCTTTCGTAGACTGATTCCTACATTTATCTTGCAACATGTACGAAACCTTTTCTAATAAAACTCCAGAATATTTGCTTTCCTTCTCAAAATCCTCAGTTTCTTTGGAAACATAGTTGTACTCCATTTTAAAGCATATATTTATTGACAGATTGCTGCTCTATAAGGGAAATATTTGCTGTAGTCGGtacaaaacgacctgaagctatagcagagtcaaaacgacatgaagcacggtgctgtcgcgtaagcggttgcgctcgaagcggtgcggtggagcgcagcggttaggatcgcgtGAGGACCTCTGTCACCActgttcattgctgcagttctcgatggtcccg
This window of the Necator americanus strain Aroian chromosome III, whole genome shotgun sequence genome carries:
- a CDS encoding hypothetical protein (NECATOR_CHRIII.G9928.T2), whose amino-acid sequence is MTNKINQIAANSADECSTSTNSRPRMWTLDDFDIAYSIGRGRFGSVFAVRSKKEKFFIAIKVLFKRTIDENKMREQVKDEIEIQYHLLHPNILRLKGFFHDLHRVFLITEFARGGSLDVRIRREGKLNEYEASRYIRQLTDALCYCHTKRVIHRDVKPENIFLDGSGNIKLADFGYAIIATTARGPPCGTLEYMPPEIINEKAFNHTVDNWAVGVLLFEMLVGQSPFYSEDTANIVKAILACKFKVPVSIKEWPADLIKKLIVRNPAKRASLSEVITHPWITAMTGA
- a CDS encoding hypothetical protein (NECATOR_CHRIII.G9928.T1), with translation MLIIHRDGAVHITSSLVVHRVVLLFQNKINQIAANSADECSTSTNSRPRMWTLDDFDIAYSIGRGRFGSVFAVRSKKEKFFIAIKVVLTRLHLQSQPNVTQRVAEEVLFKRTIDENKMREQVKDEIEIQYHLLHPNILRLKGFFHDLHRVFLITEFARGGSLDVRIRREGKLNEYEASRYIRQLTDALCYCHTKRVIHRDVKPENIFLDGSGNIKLADFGYAIIATTARGPPCGTLEYMPPEIINEKAFNHTVDNWAVGVLLFEMLVGQSPFYSEDTANIVKAILACKFKVPVSIKEWPADLIKKLIVRNPAKRASLSEVITHPWITAMTGA